From the Bdellovibrio reynosensis genome, one window contains:
- a CDS encoding PAS domain-containing sensor histidine kinase: MNSASLFKNLVSRFGAEVALIVAIALGFYIFKDPGRIASRVESENFKRITAAVANIKKTVNDASVAEKAFLKSKQERDLQEYNKQVQNLNLQMGQLNKLAAYDTTYANQITQLNHLLKAHFDSVNQALMQRQQGVVVKSRNPAQEDQLAKAFYDFKTVPAAAKVSFELILGLSIALALLVAFSRYWQGQYLRAQRKKSYNLQNRSILLDTILNSMGEALIVIDKDGFFTHYNAAAQRIIGTKIKEVAADITIQQLGFFNMQNGEAYSKSTLPLIRALRGEEVEDLEIFVQNETHPEGVYITLSSRSIGDIDGGISGTLVVFKDITRRKMIEQEWIKAREAALEASVKKSDFLAAMSHEIRTPMNGVIGMTTLLADTRLDDEQKEYVGTVKRSAESLLMLINDILDYSKIEAGKIVLDPQPFDLKFLTQDVIEIFKATVAEKNVGLRLNFDIGEKPFVVGDSGRLRQILVNLIGNAVKFTEKGTVSLDVSCLQKSSKELLLKFEIKDTGPGLKEEERRNLFQKYFQTKTGMKFGGTGLGLSISKQLVDLMQGEIGVESVVGLGSTFWFTISVPVAEGQALTPVKESKFAEVFSGTVLLVEDQIVNQRVAVSYLKKLGLNVEVANNGLVAVEKYQSKNFDLIFMDCQMPILDGFEATKKIRAMEKAGGKRTPIVALTADSTQNDSKNYQSSGMDACLTKPLELNELMACLTQWMPANSGLLLDTAMLGKLEKLMVNDQSLIEALIEDLESSAPQLIEAMREAFNEINLQGISEAAHALKSASATLGAKKLSELCAKVESINDISGVDVLITEIEKQFTASLQELKLYKTRKQVA; the protein is encoded by the coding sequence ATGAATTCGGCATCCTTATTTAAAAACCTAGTGTCACGTTTCGGGGCAGAGGTCGCGTTGATCGTGGCCATTGCTTTAGGTTTTTATATTTTTAAAGATCCAGGAAGAATTGCTTCGCGGGTTGAATCCGAAAACTTCAAACGCATCACTGCCGCTGTTGCAAATATCAAAAAGACTGTGAATGATGCAAGCGTTGCTGAAAAAGCTTTTCTAAAAAGTAAACAGGAACGTGATCTTCAGGAATACAATAAGCAAGTTCAAAACCTGAATTTACAGATGGGCCAGTTAAACAAACTTGCTGCCTACGATACAACCTACGCAAATCAAATCACTCAGTTGAACCATTTGCTAAAAGCGCATTTTGATTCTGTGAACCAGGCTTTAATGCAAAGACAGCAGGGCGTGGTAGTTAAATCTAGAAATCCGGCTCAAGAAGATCAGTTGGCTAAAGCCTTTTATGATTTCAAAACTGTTCCTGCTGCTGCGAAAGTTTCTTTTGAGCTGATCCTTGGACTAAGCATAGCGTTAGCGCTGTTAGTAGCATTCAGTCGCTACTGGCAAGGTCAGTACTTACGAGCGCAAAGAAAAAAATCCTACAACTTACAAAACCGTTCGATCCTTCTAGATACGATTTTAAATAGCATGGGTGAAGCATTGATCGTGATCGACAAAGACGGATTTTTCACTCACTACAATGCAGCTGCCCAGCGAATCATCGGTACCAAAATTAAAGAAGTTGCCGCTGATATCACGATTCAACAACTGGGCTTTTTCAACATGCAAAATGGTGAGGCCTATAGCAAATCCACTTTGCCATTGATTCGAGCTTTGCGTGGGGAAGAAGTCGAAGACCTAGAAATCTTCGTACAAAACGAAACCCATCCCGAAGGTGTCTATATCACTTTAAGCAGTCGCAGTATCGGCGATATTGATGGCGGTATTTCTGGGACCTTGGTGGTCTTTAAAGACATCACTCGCCGTAAGATGATCGAACAAGAGTGGATTAAAGCTAGGGAAGCCGCCTTAGAAGCCTCGGTTAAAAAGTCGGACTTCCTAGCGGCCATGAGCCACGAGATCAGAACGCCTATGAACGGCGTTATTGGTATGACAACTTTGTTAGCTGATACTCGTCTAGATGATGAACAAAAAGAATATGTTGGAACGGTCAAACGTTCTGCTGAATCTTTATTGATGCTGATTAATGATATTTTGGATTATTCAAAAATCGAAGCAGGTAAGATCGTTTTAGATCCCCAGCCTTTTGATTTAAAGTTCCTTACCCAAGATGTGATTGAGATTTTCAAAGCGACGGTGGCTGAAAAAAATGTCGGTCTTCGTCTGAATTTTGACATCGGTGAAAAACCATTCGTGGTCGGTGATTCAGGACGTCTGCGCCAAATACTTGTGAACTTGATTGGTAATGCCGTGAAGTTTACCGAAAAAGGCACTGTATCCTTAGACGTATCGTGCCTACAAAAATCCAGCAAGGAATTGTTGCTTAAGTTTGAAATCAAAGATACCGGTCCTGGTTTAAAAGAAGAAGAGCGCAGAAACCTGTTCCAAAAATATTTCCAAACAAAAACGGGAATGAAATTTGGTGGCACAGGTTTAGGCTTATCTATTTCCAAACAGCTTGTCGATCTAATGCAGGGTGAAATCGGTGTAGAAAGTGTTGTAGGCCTAGGCTCTACTTTCTGGTTTACAATTTCTGTTCCCGTTGCTGAAGGCCAAGCATTAACACCAGTGAAAGAATCTAAGTTCGCTGAAGTCTTTTCTGGAACTGTCCTTTTAGTTGAAGATCAGATCGTGAACCAAAGGGTGGCAGTAAGTTACTTAAAAAAATTGGGTCTAAATGTGGAAGTGGCTAACAACGGTCTTGTTGCCGTTGAAAAATATCAAAGCAAAAATTTTGATCTGATTTTTATGGATTGTCAGATGCCGATTTTAGATGGCTTTGAAGCGACCAAAAAAATCAGAGCTATGGAAAAAGCCGGTGGCAAAAGAACACCTATCGTCGCACTAACGGCTGATTCGACTCAAAACGACAGCAAGAACTATCAGTCGTCCGGGATGGATGCTTGTTTAACCAAACCTTTGGAACTTAATGAGCTGATGGCGTGTTTAACTCAGTGGATGCCTGCTAATAGCGGATTGCTATTAGACACGGCAATGTTGGGGAAGCTTGAAAAGCTGATGGTGAATGACCAAAGTTTGATTGAAGCCCTTATTGAAGATTTAGAATCTTCAGCGCCGCAGTTGATTGAAGCGATGAGAGAAGCCTTTAACGAAATCAACCTTCAAGGAATCTCTGAAGCAGCCCATGCCTTAAAATCTGCCAGCGCGACCCTAGGTGCAAAAAAACTGTCAGAACTTTGCGCCAAGGTAGAATCAATCAACGATATTAGCGGAGTTGATGTTTTAATTACTGAAATTGAAAAACAATTTACCGCAAGCCTGCAAGAGTTGAAACTATATAAAACCCGCAAACAAGTGGCGTAA